The Candidatus Poribacteria bacterium genome includes a region encoding these proteins:
- a CDS encoding endonuclease III domain-containing protein — translation KLLKLYDDLYAEYGELNWWPAETPFEIIIGAILGQATAWGNAAKAINNLKAANLLNPEGLGKLSQDELETLILPSGYYRAKAKKVRAFLTHLGEHHNNQLDSLFAQELPTLREELLSIYGIGEETADCILLYAAKKPSFVVDTYTYRLFERLGWFNGKFHYGRLRGIFMENLPHDFQLFNQYHALIVRHGARICQKTPQCEKCMLRTQCPTGNNSSIH, via the coding sequence AAACTCCTAAAACTATACGACGACCTCTATGCCGAGTACGGCGAACTAAACTGGTGGCCCGCCGAAACACCGTTTGAGATTATCATCGGTGCGATTCTAGGTCAAGCCACCGCATGGGGAAATGCCGCCAAGGCGATTAACAACCTCAAAGCTGCGAACCTACTAAATCCGGAGGGATTGGGCAAACTGTCTCAAGACGAATTAGAAACGCTCATCCTTCCGTCGGGTTACTATCGCGCCAAGGCGAAGAAGGTCCGGGCATTTCTAACACATCTGGGAGAACACCACAACAATCAATTGGATTCACTCTTTGCACAGGAACTGCCGACACTTAGAGAAGAGCTGCTTTCGATTTATGGGATCGGTGAGGAAACAGCCGACTGTATCCTGCTTTACGCCGCCAAAAAGCCGAGCTTCGTCGTTGATACGTACACCTACCGTTTGTTTGAGCGGTTGGGGTGGTTCAACGGCAAGTTCCATTACGGTCGGCTGCGAGGGATTTTTATGGAAAACCTCCCTCACGACTTCCAGTTGTTCAACCAATATCACGCCTTGATTGTGCGTCACGGTGCCCGGATATGCCAAAAGACACCCCAGTGTGAGAAGTGCATGCTTCGAACTCAATGCCCAACCGGCAATAATTCCAGTATCCATTGA
- a CDS encoding DUF4433 domain-containing protein, with product MRTFDPVSLYYITHIDNLPSILDKGIPAHAKIEELNISSTPIYNPEIVRNRKEKSTPDGKSLWDYANLYFQPRNPMMYCLVHQKEKEDLVVIGVLKGVLQEQDVVITDGNAANDPTRFYSQPEGLAVLYEQRTVIQSDWWKEGDGSKRKIMAECLVPGQVKREYIHSLFVANDTTRDRVRGIVGNRQIPVIPEPHRFFQPESKAQIGDNISLIDGDMFFSTMQTLTISVNLRGVMGKGLASRAKYQFPDVYVIYQDVCRAQKITARKPYLYKRETSLDQELADPSLPLSTPNAVKWFLLFATKRHWRENSRLDDIEGGLDWVKGNFEKEGIQSLAMPALGCGLGNLDWADVGPLMCRYLHGLGIQVAIYLPREHKIDPQYLTESYLLAHQEI from the coding sequence ATGAGAACGTTCGACCCTGTGTCACTTTACTACATTACTCACATAGATAACTTACCCTCCATCCTTGACAAAGGTATCCCTGCTCACGCAAAAATCGAAGAACTAAATATATCTTCCACACCGATTTATAACCCAGAGATCGTCCGCAATCGCAAAGAAAAATCCACACCGGACGGAAAAAGCCTCTGGGATTACGCCAACCTATACTTTCAACCGCGTAACCCTATGATGTATTGCCTCGTCCATCAAAAAGAGAAAGAGGATCTGGTTGTCATTGGTGTTTTGAAGGGAGTATTGCAAGAACAGGATGTTGTTATCACGGATGGTAACGCAGCCAACGACCCAACGCGATTTTACTCCCAACCCGAAGGGCTAGCAGTGCTGTATGAGCAGCGGACGGTTATTCAGAGCGATTGGTGGAAGGAAGGGGATGGCTCCAAACGGAAAATTATGGCAGAATGTCTAGTACCCGGTCAAGTCAAGCGGGAATACATTCATTCGCTTTTTGTTGCTAACGATACCACCAGAGATCGGGTGAGGGGGATTGTTGGGAACCGCCAAATTCCTGTCATTCCAGAACCTCATAGGTTCTTTCAACCGGAATCCAAAGCTCAAATTGGAGACAACATTTCCCTAATTGATGGCGATATGTTTTTTTCCACCATGCAAACATTGACAATCAGTGTAAACCTTCGAGGAGTTATGGGAAAGGGATTGGCATCACGAGCGAAGTATCAATTTCCCGATGTTTATGTTATTTATCAAGATGTCTGCCGTGCTCAAAAAATTACAGCGAGGAAACCGTATCTGTATAAACGTGAGACTTCGTTAGATCAGGAGTTGGCGGACCCTAGCTTGCCGCTTTCGACACCCAATGCGGTAAAGTGGTTTTTGCTCTTTGCAACGAAGCGGCATTGGCGCGAAAATTCGCGTTTGGACGATATTGAAGGTGGTTTGGATTGGGTAAAAGGAAACTTTGAGAAGGAAGGGATTCAATCTCTAGCGATGCCGGCACTAGGTTGTGGATTGGGTAATTTGGATTGGGCTGATGTCGGACCGCTCATGTGTAGGTACTTACACGGCTTAGGGATTCAAGTCGCAATCTACCTTCCACGCGAACACAAAATAGATCCACAATACTTGACAGAATCGTATCTACTCGCACACCAAGAAATTTAA